Proteins co-encoded in one Xiphophorus couchianus chromosome 3, X_couchianus-1.0, whole genome shotgun sequence genomic window:
- the cers2b gene encoding ceramide synthase 2: protein MLVELSEWFWQERLWFPEGLGWADLEDRDGRVYAKGRDLWVALPIALVFLIIRQIFERTVATPLASLLGVKETVRLKAPHIPSLESYYFRVTKNPTQSSVASLCKQTGYSERQVQRWFRRRRNQDRPSLLKKFREASWRFTFYLLAFIAGLASLIDKPWLYDTKEMWQGFPVLTLLPSQYWYYMIELGFYGSLLFSVASDVKRKDFKEQIVHHVATILLISFSWCVNYIRAGTLIMLVHDSSDYFLESAKMFNYAGWRNACNYIFIVFAAVFIVTRLIFFPIWIIYWTWVYPVTIYPPFFGYYFFNGLLMVLQCLHIFWAVLIIRIAIRFLTNNEKVDDDRSDKDETDESEEEEEEAGNKKHGKKNGPMQNGHTVHNNNHSKTE, encoded by the exons ATGCTGGTGGAGCTGAGCGAGTGGTTCTGGCAAGAGCGGCTGTGGTTTCCGGAGGGTCTGGGCTGGGCTGACCTGGAGGATCGGGATGGACGAGTTTACGCAAAGGGCCGTGATTTATGGGTGGCACTTCCCATTGCGCTGGTATTCCTCATTATCCGGCAAATCTTTGAAAG GACAGTGGCGACACCTCTGGCCTCTCTACTCGGTGTGAAAGAGACGGTTCGGCTCAAAGCTCCTCACATCCCCTCCCTCGAGTCCTACTACTTTAGAGTGACCAAAAACCCAACACAG TCTTCAGTAGCAAGCCTTTGCAAACAGACGGGTTATTCAGAAAGACAAGTGCAGCGGTGGTTCAGACGGAGGAGGAACCAGGACCGACCAAGTTTGCTCAAGAAGTTCCGAGAAGCCAG TTGGAGATTTACCTTTTACCTTCTTGCTTTCATTGCTGGCCTGGCCTCCCTCATCGAT AAACCTTGGCTGTATGACACGAAGGAGATGTGGCAAGGCTTTCCTGTGCTG ACTCTGCTGCCATCTCAGTATTGGTACTACATGATCGAGCTGGGGTTCTACGGCTCTCTGCTCTTCAGCGTGGCTTCTGACGTCAAACGTAAA GACTTTAAAGAGCAGATAGTTCATCACGTAGCGACAATCCTCCTCATCAGCTTCTCCTGGTGTGTGAACTACATCCGTGCTGGAACTCTAATCATGCTGGTTCACGACTCCTCCGATTACTTCCTCGAG TCTGCTAAGATGTTCAACTATGCTGGGTGGAGAAACGCCTGTAACTACATCTTCATCGTTTTTGCTGCAGTATTTATCGTCACACgcctcatttttttccccatctg gaTCATTTACTGGACCTGGGTTTACCCAGTGACCATCTACCCGCCTTTCTTCGGCTACTACTTTTTCAACGGCCTGCTTATGGTTCTGCAGTGTCTCCATATCTTCTGGGCCGTTCTCATCATCCGCATAGCAATCCGCTTCCTGACCAACAAC GAAAAAGTGGACGATGATCGGAGCGACAAAGACGAAACAGACGaatcagaggaagaggaagaagaggcaGGGAATAAAAAGCACGGAAAGAAAAATGGGCCCATGCAGAACGGCCACACAGtccacaacaacaaccacagcaagACAGAGTGA